One window from the genome of Garra rufa chromosome 1, GarRuf1.0, whole genome shotgun sequence encodes:
- the LOC141338857 gene encoding uncharacterized protein yields MFIKVESEENTSELETWRVKQEDPEPLRINQEEPEPLKIKHEEPEPLKIKHEEPELLKIKLVEPEHFRIKHEEPEPLRIKQEEPEALRIKLVEHGELIKEKEENEESSQVEEKNHFKTGKPLSCSQVKQKDLKKCCTCTRCGQSFTRKTDLERHMKTHTGEKPFTCDQCGKSFSSSSNLKEHMNIHTREKQHTCDQCGKVYLAASGLRYHLKVHTEVKPHSCHLCGKRFCHLQSLKVYENINTGVRECMCSKCEKISISVTYLKLHKRIHTREKSYECSHCNKRFSRSGDLKTHERIHTGEKPFKCSNCNKRFSQSVHLKRHERIHTGEKPYKCSHCNKSFNQSSYLKIHERIHTGEKPYKCSHCNKKFNQSSYLKIHEMNHTGEKPYECSQCNKRFNHSSYLKIHERIHTGEKSYECSHCNRRFSQSGDLKTHERIHTGEKPFKCSNCNKRFSQSEHLKRHERIHTGEKPYKCSHCNKSFNQSSYLKIHERIHTGEKSYECSHCNKRFSQTGDLKIHEMNHRETL; encoded by the exons atgtttattaaagtggagagtgaggagaacacgagtgaactagaaacctggagaGTAAAACAGGAGGacccagaacctttgagaataaatcaGGAGGAACCAGagcctttgaaaataaaacatgaggaaccagagcctttgaaaataaaacatgaggaaccagaacttttgaaaataaaacttgtggaaccagaacattttagaataaaacatgaggaaccagaacctttgagaataaaacaggaggaaccagaagctttgagaataaaacttgTGGAACATGGAG agttgattaaagaaaaagaggagaatgaagaatcaagtcaagttgaggagaaaaatcatttcaaaacaggaaaacctttgagttgctctcaagtcaaacagaaagatttaaagaaatgttGCACCTGTACTCGGTGTGGACAgagtttcacaagaaaaacagatcttgagcgtcacatgaaaactcatactggagagaaaccattcacttgtgatcaatgtgggaagagtttttcaaGCTCATCAAAccttaaggagcacatgaacatccacactagagagaagcagcacacatgtgatcagtgtggtaaAGTGTATTTAGCAGCTTCAGGTCTGAGGTATCACTTGAAAGTTCATACAGAGGTgaagccacattcatgccatttgtgtggaaagagattttgCCATCTACAAAGTTTGAAAGTATATGAGAATATAAATACTGGTGTGAGAGAATGCATGTGTTCAAAgtgtgaaaagatttctatttcagtaacttatttaaaactgcataaaaggatccacactagagagaaatcttatgaatgctcacactgcaacaagagatttagtcggtcaggagacctgaaaacacatgagaggatccacactggagagaaaccttttaagtgttcaaactgcaacaagagatttagtcagtcagtacatttgaaaaggcatgagaggatccacactggagagaaaccttataagtgttcacactgcaacaaaagttttaaccagtcatcatatctgaaaatacatgagaggattcacactggagagaaaccttataaatgctcacactgcaacaagaaatttaaccagtcatcatatctaaaaatacatgagatgaaccacactggagagaaaccttatgagtgttcacagtgcaacaagagatttaaccactcatcatatctaaaaatacatgagaggatccacactggagagaaatcttatgaatgctcacactgcaacaGGCGATTTAGTCAATCAGGagacctgaaaacacatgagaggatccacactggagagaaaccttttaagtgttcaaactgcaacaagagatttagtcagtcagaacatttgaaaaggcatgagaggatccacactggagagaaaccttataagtgttcacactgcaacaaaagttttaaccagtcatcatatctgaaaatacatgagaggatccacactggagagaaatcttatgaatgctcacactgcaacaagcgATTTAGTCAGACAGGAgacctgaaaatacatgagatgaaccacagagaaaccttataa